The Gadus chalcogrammus isolate NIFS_2021 chromosome 10, NIFS_Gcha_1.0, whole genome shotgun sequence genome contains a region encoding:
- the hspa4b gene encoding heat shock 70 kDa protein 4b: MSVVGFDVGYLNCFVAVARAGGIETVANEYSDRCTPACVSFGPRNRAIGAAAKSQVVSNCKNTVQGFKRFHGRAFTDPFVNRQKSSLVYDLAQMPTGTTGIKVMYMEEEKVFSIEQVTAMLLTKLKETAESALKKPVADCVVSVPCYYTDAERRSVVDAAQIAGLNCLRLMNETTAVALAYGIYKQDLPAPEEKARIVVFVDVGHSGYQTSVCAFNKGKLKVLATACDPELGGKDFDEELVKHFCEEFAKKYKLDVRSKPRALVRLYQECEKLKRLMSANSSDLPLNIECFMNDIDVSGKMNRGSFEAMCADVLTRVEAPLHALLENAKLKKEDIYAVEMVGGASRIPSVKERISKFFGKELSTTLNADEAVARGCALQCAILSPAFKVREFSTTDIVPYPVSLKWTSAAEEGLSDCEVFPKNHAAPFSKVLTFYRREPFALEAYYNCPKELPYPDPSIGQFMIQKVVPQASGECSKVKVKVRVNIHGIFSVSSASLVEVQKSDETEEPMETEQAEKDGETKMQTDQEDQKTQAEGQKESEKKGTPEAEEMETTPEEVKTEKKSDQPPQAKKPKVKTKVVELPIENSPQWQLADDMLNLFVENEGKMIMQDKLEKERNDAKNYVEEYVYDMRDKLHGLFEKFVSESDRDILSIKLEDTENWLYEDGEDQPKQVYIDKLAELKVLGQPIRERHMEAEERPKAFEELGKQVQLFMKAVEAFKTKEEQYDHLDEANVNKVDKMTSEAMMWMNSAMNQQSKQTLTVDPSVKVKEIQAKTKELFSACNPIMNKPKPKVELPKDDKAAEQNGPANDQDKAPAEPADSDSSENPAGASTENKPDMDLD, from the exons ATGTCTGTTGTTGGATTTGATGTCGGGTACCTGAACTGCTTTGTAGCAGTAGCGAGAGCTGGGGGTATTGAAACTGTTGCTAATGAGTACAGCGACCGATGTACACC AGCATGTGTTTCTTTTGGACCACGGAATCGGGCGATTGGCGCAGCAGCAAAAAGCCAG GTGGTTTCAAACTGCAAGAACACGGTCCAGGGTTTCAAGAGGTTTCATGGACGGGCATTCACGGATCCATTTGTCAATCGTCAGAAGTCAAGTCTGGTTTACGACCTTGCACAAATGCCCACAGGGACCACTGGAATCAAG GTGATgtacatggaggaggagaaggtgttcAGCATTGAGCAGGTGACTGCAATGCTGCTGACTAAGCTGAAGGAGACAGCTGAGAGTGCATTGAAGAAACCTGTGGCTGACTGTGTGGTCTCT GTCCCATGCTACTACACTGATGCAGAGAGAAGATCGGTAGTTGATGCCGCACAGATTGCTGGCCTCAATTGCTTGAGGCTCATGAATGAGACCACTGCAG TGGCGCTAGCATATGGCATCTACAAACAAGACCTTCCTGCCCCCGAGGAGAAGGCCAGGATTGTGGTGTTTGTGGATGTCGGTCATTCCGGATACCAgacctctgtgtgtgccttTAACAAAGGCAAACTCAAG GTCCTTGCTACAGCCTGTGACCCAGAGTTGGGAGGCAAGGACTTTGACGAGGAGCTTGTCAAGCATTTCTGTGAGGAGTTTGCCAAAAAGTACAAGCTGGACGTTAGGTCCAAGCCCAGGGCTTTGGTCAGGCTCTACCAGGAGTGTGAGAAACTGAAGAGGCTGATGAGTGCCAACTCGTCCGATCTGCCGTTGAACATTGAGTGTTTCATGAATGACATCGATGTCTCTGGAAAGATGAACAG GGGTTCCTTTGAGGCAATGTGTGCTGATGTTTTGACCAGAGTAGAGGCTCCCCTGCACGCTCTGTTGGAGAATGCCA AGTTGAAGAAGGAAGACATCTATGCGGTGGAGATGGTGGGCGGGGCTTCCAGGATCCCGTCTGTCAAGGAGAGGATCAGCAAGTTCTTTGGGAAGGAGCTGAGCACCACACTGAATGCAGATGAGGCGGTCGCCAGGGGCTGTGCCCTGCAG TGTGCAATCCTGTCCCCTGCCTTCAAAGTGAGGGAATTCTCAACTACAGATATTGTCCCGTACCCAGTCTCTCTGAAGTGGACCTCTGCTGCCGAGGAGGGCTTGAG TGATTGTGAGGTGTTCCCAAAGAACCACGCGGCGCCCTTCTCTAAGGTATTGACGTTCTACCGGAGAGAGCCCTTTGCACTGGAGGCGTACTACAACTGCCCCAAAGAGCTTCCCTACCCGGATCCCTCTATTG GGCAATTTATGATCCAGAAGGTGGTCCCTCAGGCGTCTGGGGAGTGTTCCAAGGTgaaggtcaaggtgagggtGAACATCCATGGCATCTTCAGCGTCTCCAGTGCCTCACTGGTGGAGGTCCAGAAGTCTGACGAGACAGAGGAGCCCATGGAGACGGAACAGGCCGAAAAAGATGGCGAG ACCAAAATGCAGACCGATCAGGAGGACCAGAAGACCCAGGCAGAAGGACAGAAAGAGTCTGAGAAGAAGGGCACTCCCGAGGCTGAAGAAATGGAG ACGACCCCAGAAGAAGTCAAAACAGAGAAGAAGTCGGACCAACCTCCACAAGCCAAAAAGCCCAAAGTCAAGACAAAGGTGGTGGAGCTTCCTATTGAGAACAGTCCACAGTGGCAGCTGGCCGACGACATGCTCAACCTGTTTGTAGAAAATGAG GGCAAGATGATCATGCAGGACAAGCTTGAGAAGGAGCGGAATGACGCCAAGAATTATGTGGAAGAGTACGTGTACGACATGAGGGACAAGCTCCACGGCCTGTTTGAGAAGTTTGTCAGTGAATCT GACCGAGATATCCTGTCAATAAAACTGGAGGATACCGAGAACTGGTTGTATGAAGATGGAGAGGACCAACCCAAGCAGGTTTACATCGACAAACTGGCAGAGTTAAAG GTACTTGGCCAGCCCATCCGCGAGAGACACATGGAAGCTGAAGAGAGACCAAAAGCATTCGAGGAGTTGGGCAAACAGGTCCAGCTATTCATGAAGGCTGTGGAGGCGTTCAAAACCAAG GAAGAGCAATACGACCATTTAGATGAGGCGAACGTCAACAAAGTGGACAAGATGACCAGTGAGGCTATGATGTGGATGAACAGCGCTATGAACCAGCAGAGCAAACAGACCCTCACAGTCGACCCTTCTGTCAAAGTCAAAGAGATTCAGGCAAAAACAAAG GAGCTGTTCTCTGCTTGTAACCCCATCATGAACAAGCCCAAGCCCAAGGTGGAGCTGCCCAAGGACGACAAGGCCGCCGAGCAGAACGGGCCCGCCAACGACCAGGACAAAGCCCCGGCCGAACCTGCAGACAGCGACTCCTCTGAGAACCCAGCGGGCGCCTCCACAGAAAACAAGCCTGACATGGACCTCGACTGA
- the LOC130390603 gene encoding cytochrome b-c1 complex subunit 8-like gives MGLHFGGLAKVRHVITYSLSPFEQRAFPNYFSKGIPNVWRRFTSSFFRVAPPMVLMYLTYTWGNHVHQEGKRKNPADYENDE, from the exons ATGGGTCTTCATTTTGGAGGTTTGGCGAAGGTCCGCCACGTGATCACATACAGTCTGTCCCCCTTTGAACAGAGGGCTTTTCCTAACTATTTCTCCAAGGGAATCCCCAATGTGTGGAGACGGTTCACAAGCAGCTTCTTCAGAGTAGCTCCCC CAATGGTGTTGATGTACCTGACCTACACCTGGGGTAACCATGTCCATCAAGAGGGCAAGAGAAAGAACCCCGCCGACTACGAGAATGACGAATAA
- the LOC130390599 gene encoding growth/differentiation factor 9-like isoform X2 → MGTQMLMSTLLYYFNTVLLLHVVFCHCEFSHASSNAEHTFDGYTQYPYENLFTPLLKALSEHGKTRWNAELNQSVKPELKYMKYMVEVHKKSRGQRSLDSNDLFNTLRLIKPLEKCLDQRNAPSPSLCYLNIKEREDANQCHLCPSTDHQVMFTVHHAYTPQWKNWVEVDITTLLLPILKIHKKTVHLLVHLNCSAGLGPLGEGGSATLFPSWSPPLLLYLNDTSKSARQKSAPPSRAGQRSPMDEPLTSAERSAFKLQQMLRRKRRLRRAPLKTKGAGQSLDLHLPELLPSSEYPTSDCALYDFKVGFSQLKLDHWIVFPPKYNPRYCRGTCPSTLGFFYHSPIHTMVQNIIYEKLDTTVPRPACVPSHYSPLSVMLFEEDGSYVYKQFDEMVATRCTCR, encoded by the exons ATGGGGACACAAATGTTGATGTCtactttattgtattatttcaaCACCGTACTACTACTTCACGTGGTTTTCTGTCACTGCGAGTTCAGCCATGCCTCGTCCAACGCAGAGCACACTTTTGACGGTTACACCCAGTATCCTTATGAAAACCTTTTCACCCCTTTGTTAAAAGCCTTGTCAGAGCATGGCAAAACGCGGTGGAACGCAGAACTTAATCAAAGTGTGAAACCCGAGCTCAAGTATATGAAGTACATGGTAGAAGTGCACAAGAAGTCAAGGGGTCAGAGGAGCTTGGACAGCAATGACCTCTTCAATACGTTGCGTCTGATAAAGCCTCTGGAAAAATGTCTTGACCAACGGAATG CTCCTAGCCCCTCACTGTGCTACCTCAACATCAAAGAACGGGAGGATGCAAACCAGTGTCACTTGTGTCCCAGCACTGACCACCAGGTGATGTTCACAGTTCACCATGCATACACGCCGCAATGGAAGAATTGGGTGGAGGTCGACATAACAACCCTCTTGCTGCCAATCTTGAAGATCCACAAGAAAACTGTCCACCTGCTTGTCCACCTGAATTGTTCAGCGGGCCTGGGCCCCCTCGGGGAAGGAGGGTCTGCAACATTATTCCCCTCGTGGTCTCCGCCTTTACTTCTCTACCTGAATGATACCAGCAAATCAGCGCGTCAGAAGTCCGCCCCTCCTTCCAgggcaggtcaaaggtcaccgatGGATGAGCCACTCACATCAGCTGAGAGGAGCGCCTTCAAGTTGCAGCAAATGCTCCGGCGCAAGAGGAGGCTTAGGAGGGCACCTCTGAAGACCAAAGGAGCCGGGCAAAGCTTGGATCTCCACCTCCCTGAGCTCCTGCCGAGCTCAGAGTACCCGACCAGTGACTGTGCCTTGTATGACTTCAAGGTGGGGTTCAGCCAGCTCAAGCTGGATCACTGGATCGTGTTTCCCCCCAAGTACAACCCTCGCTACTGCAGAGGGACCTGCCCGAGCACCTTGGGCTTCTTCTACCACTCGCCCATCCACACTATGGTGCAGAACATCATATACGAAAAGCTGGACACCACGGTGCCCCGGCCGGCTTGTGTTCCCTCACACTACAGTCCCCTCAGCGTTATGCTCTTTGAGGAGGACGGATCCTACGTCTACAAGCAGTTTGACGAAATGGTTGCCACAAGGTGCACTTGTCGTTGA
- the LOC130390599 gene encoding growth/differentiation factor 9-like isoform X1, protein MGTQMLMSTLLYYFNTVLLLHVVFCHCEFSHASSNAEHTFDGYTQYPYENLFTPLLKALSEHGKTRWNAELNQSVKPELKYMKYMVEVHKKSRGQRSLDSNDLFNTLRLIKPLEKCLDQRNEISMQDLSYKLDTVGDKEQLLKSVMLFSFDHDVAAPSPSLCYLNIKEREDANQCHLCPSTDHQVMFTVHHAYTPQWKNWVEVDITTLLLPILKIHKKTVHLLVHLNCSAGLGPLGEGGSATLFPSWSPPLLLYLNDTSKSARQKSAPPSRAGQRSPMDEPLTSAERSAFKLQQMLRRKRRLRRAPLKTKGAGQSLDLHLPELLPSSEYPTSDCALYDFKVGFSQLKLDHWIVFPPKYNPRYCRGTCPSTLGFFYHSPIHTMVQNIIYEKLDTTVPRPACVPSHYSPLSVMLFEEDGSYVYKQFDEMVATRCTCR, encoded by the exons ATGGGGACACAAATGTTGATGTCtactttattgtattatttcaaCACCGTACTACTACTTCACGTGGTTTTCTGTCACTGCGAGTTCAGCCATGCCTCGTCCAACGCAGAGCACACTTTTGACGGTTACACCCAGTATCCTTATGAAAACCTTTTCACCCCTTTGTTAAAAGCCTTGTCAGAGCATGGCAAAACGCGGTGGAACGCAGAACTTAATCAAAGTGTGAAACCCGAGCTCAAGTATATGAAGTACATGGTAGAAGTGCACAAGAAGTCAAGGGGTCAGAGGAGCTTGGACAGCAATGACCTCTTCAATACGTTGCGTCTGATAAAGCCTCTGGAAAAATGTCTTGACCAACGGAATG AGATTTCAATGCAAGACTTGTCCTACAAACTCGATACAGTGGGCGACAAAGAGCAGCTTCTGAAATCCGTCATGCTGTTCTCTTTTGACCATGACGTTGCAGCTCCTAGCCCCTCACTGTGCTACCTCAACATCAAAGAACGGGAGGATGCAAACCAGTGTCACTTGTGTCCCAGCACTGACCACCAGGTGATGTTCACAGTTCACCATGCATACACGCCGCAATGGAAGAATTGGGTGGAGGTCGACATAACAACCCTCTTGCTGCCAATCTTGAAGATCCACAAGAAAACTGTCCACCTGCTTGTCCACCTGAATTGTTCAGCGGGCCTGGGCCCCCTCGGGGAAGGAGGGTCTGCAACATTATTCCCCTCGTGGTCTCCGCCTTTACTTCTCTACCTGAATGATACCAGCAAATCAGCGCGTCAGAAGTCCGCCCCTCCTTCCAgggcaggtcaaaggtcaccgatGGATGAGCCACTCACATCAGCTGAGAGGAGCGCCTTCAAGTTGCAGCAAATGCTCCGGCGCAAGAGGAGGCTTAGGAGGGCACCTCTGAAGACCAAAGGAGCCGGGCAAAGCTTGGATCTCCACCTCCCTGAGCTCCTGCCGAGCTCAGAGTACCCGACCAGTGACTGTGCCTTGTATGACTTCAAGGTGGGGTTCAGCCAGCTCAAGCTGGATCACTGGATCGTGTTTCCCCCCAAGTACAACCCTCGCTACTGCAGAGGGACCTGCCCGAGCACCTTGGGCTTCTTCTACCACTCGCCCATCCACACTATGGTGCAGAACATCATATACGAAAAGCTGGACACCACGGTGCCCCGGCCGGCTTGTGTTCCCTCACACTACAGTCCCCTCAGCGTTATGCTCTTTGAGGAGGACGGATCCTACGTCTACAAGCAGTTTGACGAAATGGTTGCCACAAGGTGCACTTGTCGTTGA